A window from Gossypium raimondii isolate GPD5lz chromosome 7, ASM2569854v1, whole genome shotgun sequence encodes these proteins:
- the LOC105786600 gene encoding MA3 DOMAIN-CONTAINING TRANSLATION REGULATORY FACTOR 1 — protein MASGEGFLTDEQREVLKIASQNAETPLPSPRLSSSPKSPTSLLSDHHLKDPAGGKAPTCGVGVRHVRRSHSGKFVRVKKDGAGGKGTWGKLLDTDRESHIDRNDPNYDSGEEPYQLVGSTISDPLDEYKKAVVSIIEEYFSTSDVELAASDLKDLGSSEFHPYFIKRLVSIAMDRHDKEKEMASVLLSSLYADVISPNQIRDGFVMLLDAADDLAVDILDAVNILALFVARAVVDEILPPAFLTRAKKTLPESSKGYQVLQTAEKSYLSAPHHAELLERRWGGSIHVTVEEMKKKIADLLREYVESGDTFEACRCIRELGVSFFHHEVVKRALVLAMEIQAAELLMLKLLKEAAEEGLISSSQMVKGFARLAESLDDLALDIPSAKTLFQSIVPKAISEGWLDASFTKSSCEDGEGQSEEKRLRRYKEEVVTIIHEYFLSDDIPELIRSLEDLGLPEFNPIFLKKLVTLALDRKNREKEMASVLLSALHIEIFSTEDIVNGFVMLLESAEDTALDILDASTELALFLARAVIDDVLAPLNLDEIASKLSPNCSGSETIRMARSLITARHAGERLLRCWGGGTGWAVEDAKDKIMKLLEEYESGGVVAEACQCIRDLGMPFFNHEVVKKALVMAMEKKNDRMLNLLQVCFDEGLITINQMSKGFTRVKDGLDDLALDIPNAKDKFSFYMEYAQKKGWLLTSFGSSAMEAPPIATAS, from the exons ATGGCATCAGGTGAGGGATTTCTTACTGATGAACAAAGGGAAGTGTTGAAAATAGCGAGTCAAAATGCGGAGACTCCTTTACCATCTCCTAGATTGTCATCATCACCGAAATCCCCTACTTCTTTGCTTTCCGATCACCACTTAAAGGATCCTGCTGGTGGTAAGGCACCAACTTGTGGTGTTGGAGTGAGGCATGTTCGTCGGTCTCACTCAGGGAAGTTTGTCCGTGTAAAGAAAG ATGGTGCTGGTGGAAAGGGAACATGGGGGAAACTGCTTGATACTGACAGGGAATCACATATAGATCGAAATGATCCTAACTATGACAGTGGAGAG GAACCATATCAACTTGTTGGTTCAACTATTTCTGACCCTCTAGATGAGTACAAAAAAGCAGTTGTCTCGATAATAGAAGAATATTTTAGCACTAGCGATGTGGAATTGGCAGCATCCGACCTCAAAGATCTTGGCTCAAGTGAATTTCATCCTTATTTTATTAAGAGGCTTGTCTCCATTGCCATGGACAGGCATGATAAAGAGAAGGAAATGGCCTCGGTTTTGCTTTCTTCATTATATGCTGATGTCATCAGCCCAAACCAGATTAGGGATGGTTTTGTTATGCTTCTCGATGCTGCGGATGACCTTGCTGTGGACATACTGGATGCAGTCAATATCCTTGCTCTGTTCGTAGCTCGTGCTGTGGTTGATGAGATACTGCCTCCAGCATTCCTCACAAGGGCAAAGAAGACACTTCCTGAATCTTCCAAGGGATATCAGGTTCTTCAAACTGCGGAGAAGAGCTATCTCTCGGCACCCCACCATGCTGAACTTTTAGAGAGGAGGTGGGGCGGTAGCATTCATGTCACAGTtgaggaaatgaagaaaaagattgCTGATCTTTTAAGGGAGTATGTGGAGAGTGGTGACACATTTGAGGCCTGTAGATGTATAAGGGAATTAGGTGTTTCGTTCTTTCATCATGAGGTTGTTAAGAGGGCTTTGGTTCTTGCCATGGAAATTCAAGCAGCGGAACTGCTAATGCTGAAACTCCTAAAGGAAGCAGCTGAGGAAGGGTTGATAAGTTCGAGTCAAATGGTGAAAGGGTTTGCTCGGTTAGCAGAGAGTCTTGATGATCTTGCCCTTGACATACCATCTGCGAAAACCTTGTTTCAATCCATTGTCCCAAAAGCTATATCTGAAGGATGGCTTGATGCATCATTCACAAAGTCCTCATGTGAAGATGGAGAGGgtcaaagtgaagaaaaaaGATTGAGACGGTACAAGGAGGAGGTTGTAACTATAATTCATGAGTATTTTCTCTCAGATGATATTCCGGAACTCATCCGGAGTCTTGAAGATCTAGGGTTGCCTGAATTTAATCCTATTTTCTTGAAGAAGCTTGTCACTCTTGCCCTAGATAGGAAGAACAGGGAGAAAGAAATGGCGTCGGTTTTGCTCTCTGCTCTTCACATTGAAATCTTTTCAACCGAAGATATAGTGAATGGGTTTGTCATGCTTCTGGAGTCTGCAGAAGACACGGCCTTGGATATTTTGGATGCTTCGACTGAGCTTGCTCTCTTCTTGGCGAGGGCTGTTATCGATGATGTGTTAGCCCCGTTGAATCTTGATGAGATAGCAAGCAAGTTGTCACCAAATTGCAGTGGAAGTGAGACTATCCGCATGGCACGATCACTTATAACCGCACGCCATGCTGGTGAGCGGCTCCTCAGATGCTGGGGAGGTGGAACTGGCTGGGCTGTAGAAGATGCAAAGGACAAGATAATGAAGCTCCTTGAGGAATACGAAAGTGGAGGTGTTGTAGCTGAAGCTTGCCAATGTATCCGTGACCTTGGAATGCCATTCTTTAACCACGAAGTGGTTAAAAAAGCACTAGTGATGGCCATGGAGAAGAAAAACGATAGGATGCTGAATCTGTTACAGGTATGTTTCGACGAAGGGCTAATTACCATTAATCAAATGAGCAAAGGCTTCACCCGAGTAAAGGACGGCCTTGATGATCTAGCTCTTGATATTCCAAATGCAAAAGATAAATTCAGTTTCTATATGGAGTATGCCCAGAAGAAAGGGTGGCTTCTTACATCCTTCGGGTCATCTGCAATGGAAGCTCCACCAATCGCCACAGCCTCCTGA